The Candidatus Methylomirabilota bacterium genome segment GAGAAGATAGGAATCAATCGGCGGTACGTCTTTACCCTGCTGTTGCTCTCGCTGCTGGGGAGCTACGTAAATATTCCGATCGCCGAGCTACCCGCAGAGCGAGTACTTTCCGGCCAGGAGGTCACTTTCTTCGGCATGCGATACATCATTCCATTCGTCCAGGAGTGGCCGCGAACGCTTATCGCTGCCAACGTCGGTGGAGCGGTGATTCCAACCTTCGTGTCGCTGTACCTTTTGCTGAAAAATGGGATGTACAGTCGAAACCTCATAGCCGTGGCCTTCGTAACGACGATCGTCCACATAATGGCTCATCCTGTAAGGGGGGTAGGAATCGCTGTGCCGATCTTTATCCCCCCGTTGGCGGCCGCCGGCAGCGCCCTCTTGTTGGCGCGGCGAAGGGCCCCTGCCATGGCCTATATCGCCGGAAGCCTGGGGACGTTGATCGGGGCGGACCTGTTGAACCTCAACAAGATCCAGGGACTTGGCGCCCCGGTTGCGTCCATCGGAGGAGCGGGGACGTTCGATGGGATCTTTTTAACGGGAATCCTGGCGGTTCTTTTGGCCTGATGAGCTGGATGTGTCCGCAATGGATCGAGTATCGCTGTCCGAGGACGAAAAGAACCGGTTTACCGAATCCCTGCTTGAGCACCTCGATGCGCTTTATAGCTTCGCCTGGTGGCTGACGCATCGCCGGGAAGAGATTGAGGACCTGGTGCAAGAGACCTGCTTTCGCGCCTTACGATCCGCTCACCAGTTTCAGCCTGGAACCAATCTGAAGGCCTGGCTCTTTAGTATAATGAAG includes the following:
- a CDS encoding DUF1614 domain-containing protein; this encodes MRPSGLNFFPLALPFAILFFLLVALLITMIEIGVLRYAYEKIGINRRYVFTLLLLSLLGSYVNIPIAELPAERVLSGQEVTFFGMRYIIPFVQEWPRTLIAANVGGAVIPTFVSLYLLLKNGMYSRNLIAVAFVTTIVHIMAHPVRGVGIAVPIFIPPLAAAGSALLLARRRAPAMAYIAGSLGTLIGADLLNLNKIQGLGAPVASIGGAGTFDGIFLTGILAVLLA